The window CGCTACGCCTGCCACAAAGTGGACAGCATAATGTTTCTTCTAATTTCGAAAAGTGTTTCAGACTGATTGGCAGCAATGGCAGGAAAAAGATGTGACCGCCAGTGCATTCGAGTTTATGGATGATCATTCCGCCACCGCCCTTTGCACCGCTAGTAAACTAACAAGAGAGCGATAGTCCATTTGGTGCAACGTTTGTCCAAACGGTCCGTACTGCACATTCATGGCCCGAAGTTCCTGTATAATGATTTCCCTTTCAATCTTCATGCCGTCATCGCCTCCACTTCGCCAAGTTCCGAAAGGAGCATGTTCACTGCGCCCTCCGGTGTCGTTCCTGTCGTGATCCGCAATTCGTTGAGCAATGAGTTGAATTGTCGTTCCAAATGCTTGTCCTTGCATCCTGTGTTGTTCCACGCGCCAGCTGTTAGGATTAGTTTGTTGATGATGTGGTTAGGCATTGGATTCAACCTCCTCAAAACTGATGAATGATTCGGCTGGGTAGAAACCTTTTAATCTTCCACGTTTATACCAATCACTTAAATACTCTTGAGATTCTGACTGTTCCCTGCCGCTAACGTGTTCGCCGAAATCCCCATCTCGAAACTCCCCAACTTCACGTCCAATCCCCGCCCACACTCGACGTTCCTGTTCGGCTTTGATTTCTTTCGGAGTAGCATGACGTAATTGAGCAACAGGAATCCCCCATTCTCCATCTGTCCCATGCCTTACCATTTCCCTTTTTCCAAGTCGCTCTATTCCCGCAAATACTTCTACAACCTTGATTTCACCTTTAGGATAAATGTTTTTTCCATCTATTCGCGCAACCCAATCCCCGACCTTGTACTCCGGATCGACTTCATAACCATTCACAAGTGCACTCAGCAATTTACCTGCACTATCATTTTGGAAGGACCAATCCCGAATCACTTTCGCTCCATCCGGTTCTGCACCGTTCCATCTTGAAACGAAAGCAACAATTCCAAAATCCGATATTTCACTATCTCGCATACTTGTAATCGCTTCAGCCACCGCTTGTGGCAATTTCACTTTTTCAGTCATTCAAATTCCTCCTAAAATTCAACTTCCCGAATCCGCTTATCCACGGTATTTTTGAAATGGATCTTGTACATGGCACCCATCAAGCGTGATACCAATTTCCCGTCATACATTTTCACCAATTCAGCTTTTGAAAGATTACTAGTAACGATTGTTGACTTATCGCGCCGTCCGTTAGCTATTGCGTAGAGAACCCGCATCGTGAAATCTGATGCTCGTTTATCTGTTCCTGTTGCTCCCGTTTCAGCGCCTAAGTCATCAAGTACTAGGAAATTGACGCTAGAAAGCAAGTTCGAAAAATAGTGTTCTGTGTATCGGCTTTCTTTATCATCGAAACTGTTACGGATCCGTGAAAGCATTTCGTCGACACTCACGAACAAACAACTCTTGTCCTTTTCACCAGATTCATTCAAGTTTCGTAGTATCGACATGGCCAAGTGGCTTTTGCCGACACCAGGGACGCCAGTGAACCATGTGTTAAACATTTTGCCTTGCTTATAATTGTCGAATGCGTCCAATGCTCGTTTTTTATTTACTGCTGTTTCAGTTTCGGGTTCGCCAGCTTCATAGCTTCCAAATGACGCATCAAGCAACCCGATGTCAGTCAGCACGCTTTGATTGTGAAATGCATTGTAATTACGTCGATTCATGGATTGCTTGATTTTCATGTCTTCGTGGTCGCTTAGCTCTTGCGTGGTCCGATTCCTCTCGCACAGAGGACAGAAGACTTCGCCGTCAAAAGAAATCTTTTTAATCTCTTTCACGTATTCTTTTCCGTTCGCCTGTACTTCGTGCTCATAACAAATTTCAGAAGTTGTTCCAATCCGTGCATTACTTACACGGCCCATTACGTCTGCTACTGCCCGCATTATTCCTTCCTCCTTTTTCACCAATCAAGTCCGTCTGGATGATTTGTTGTAGGCGTTTCGGATCTAACGCACTTTTCATTCAAGTAAGATTCAAACTTTGTCCCGAACAATGTTTCTGGTCTAAGAAATTTATTCATCTTTTCGTCTGCAAGCCATTCTGCAGATTTGTTGTCAATGACTTTCATGAAATCATCAAGAGTGAACTTCTCTTTCATTCTTGCTTTAATCAACGTTCTGGTTTTATCAGTCGTATCTCGGAATCTCGTAATGCATTTTGTGTTCAAGTAAGAAATGATTTCAGAATATGGGAGAGGGGCGTCGTCCTGATTCGGAGAATCGGACAATATCTCTTTCTCTTTCTCTAGTTCTAAATCTAGTTCTAGTTCTAGTTCTAGTTCTGTTGCGTTACTCGGCGTTACAGGTAACGTTACATTGCGTATCGGTAACTCTAATTTCTGACCTTCACGATGTTTCGCAACCCTTTTTCTAGTTTGTTCACGGATTTTATCCAACCCCGCAACGTTTTGGTGCTTCTCCCAGTTTTCTATATTTATAAAGTGATTATCATCAATATCGATCATGCCAAACTGCTTGAAAATACCTAAAGCCATACGGACTGTATTGAGCGGTCTGCCAAAAATAGTTGCTAACATCTCTTCTGTATAAGGGATGTTTTCGCTCAAATAAATGTAGCCGTTCGCATTCGCTTTTCCTGCTTGCGAGAGCAACTTAACCCAGATAATGAGGATGGTATCAGCGTCCGGCATATGTTCTATCAGTTTTATTTTTTCATCCTCAAACATCTGCGTACTTAGCTTTATCCATTTAACATTACTCATGGTTAATCACTTCTCCTTAATTTTTTCATAAAGCATGAAGGGGGTTACCCCCTCACACCAAGCTGTTTGCTACTTCTTCAACCGACTTCTTATTACCCTTCGTTTCCACTTCGGTCGCTTGCTCAACTACAGGCTCATCATCAATTACCGTATAATCCGTAACGTCGATAATGTCGCTCATATCTCTCGCAATTTCATTCTTAATCGTTGAATCTGCTTCAACCGACTTTTGGAACTCAATCGATTTAGGCGCATATTTCAGAACTTCTTTCAGAACAGTCTTTTTCGCCATTGCATCAAAGTTCGTTTTCCAAGGGCTTGTCCATCCTTTTTGCACTGCCATACTAAACTTCTTGGCATGCATGTCAATACGCTCTCTTGTCCAGTACACGAAGTCGTAACCGCCATTTTGGAGGTGATAGACAGCGTAGTAGCCGACCGGTTCGCCAGTAGGGACAGATGCCGGTTTATGAATCAAGTCTTTCGTTAAACCATAAGTGAATTCAAATTCGTCATCCTCGTAAACTTCATGTGCGTAGATAGCTTTGTATTGACCGCTACGGACCGCTAAATCAATGAGGCCTTTATATCCCAACTGGAACTGAACTTGCTTGCCGTAAGGAATCAGATACGCTTGACCGAGTCCTGTATTTGGTTCGACTCCAAGTTGAGCCGATTGCATGATAGCTGCAATGAAAGACATTTGATCACATTCGAGAAGCTTTGGAGTTGTCCGAACAGCTGTCATAGCAATTCGTGCGATACGGTCCGCATCCAAGTGTTTTGGTAAGGCTCTTTGAATCTCTGGTCCCATTCTCTTCAATAGAGAGTTCAGTGATTGTTCTGGGGAAACTTGTTTCTGTACTCCACCTGCAGCACGTTGAGCTAATTGGTTCTTCACGTTTTCTTTTGTCGACATAATTGATTTCCTCCTATTTGATTACGAATTTTCGAGCTGTAGTTGTGTTCACGTATTTTTTGTAAAGATCCGGCTCCTCCACTTTGAAGCGCTTAGAATCAAATCGATTTGTGTCATAGGACTTCCATGTGATAGTACGTTCGCCGGAATAAGCTTTTTCGTTGTCCTTCATCATGTCTTTGATTTGGTTTTCGTATTCCTTTTTTTGTAATTCCATAGACTTCAATTCGACGCTAATTTCGTCAAGTGCTTCAATGAAGGTTCCTGCATCACCCGGTAGCTGTACTTCTGAATCTGGTACTGATTCCGGATACAGTGCTTTCAATAAATCAACCGAAGCATCCGAACCATCGAACATTGGAGGTATTTGTTTTAGTACGTTTTCTTTCCAGAAATTCTTTTCAATCGTGATTAGGTAGTTGATTAACTCTTCATCCCGTTCAACCTTTTTATATAGAAACTTGTTGCCACCGATTAATACAGCGATATGCCATGCATCGTAACCAGTGACGGCCATGTAGTGTTGTATCTGCAATAGATAAGCTGCAGGGATCTCTTCGTCTTCCCAACTGCCTTTCAGATACTCTGACGCTGTTTTACATTCAAGTCCTTCACGCTTCCCGACGATAAGACGGTCCACGTTGGCGAGCATGAAAGGATATTCAGGATGCTTAAGGATTGCATTTCGACGCCTGACTCTTAACCCTGTACGGATGCTGAATTCTTGTGCAACGACGTCTTCCATAACGTTGCCCCAATATGCGGCTTCTCCAGCTGAATCTTCGTCCGGCGATGCGCCAATCTTATCTAAATAAACACCGACTGGAGATTTCCATTTGTTCAGTCCTGCGATTGCAGAAACATCACTACCGCCAATACCGTTCTTTCGTGCATCGAGCCACTCCTGCCGATTCATGTCTACCGTGCTAATCAAAACTTCCGCTTGCATGTTAGCCCCTCCCTTGTAATTTTCGTGGTCCCTATGTACAATGTGAGTAATAGAATTTCATAGGGACCACATTTGACTCGCTGCGCAAACAGCGGGTTTTTTATTTTGCTTCGTAGAATACAACCCCGACCACTTCTGTTAGATAGTCCCGGATGTTTTCGATGTGGACTGCTTGTCCTTTTTCATCCATGAAGTATGATGAAGTGTTCTTGATTTCAGAACCGAATATAT of the Sporosarcina sp. FSL K6-1508 genome contains:
- a CDS encoding ATP-binding protein, with the translated sequence MRAVADVMGRVSNARIGTTSEICYEHEVQANGKEYVKEIKKISFDGEVFCPLCERNRTTQELSDHEDMKIKQSMNRRNYNAFHNQSVLTDIGLLDASFGSYEAGEPETETAVNKKRALDAFDNYKQGKMFNTWFTGVPGVGKSHLAMSILRNLNESGEKDKSCLFVSVDEMLSRIRNSFDDKESRYTEHYFSNLLSSVNFLVLDDLGAETGATGTDKRASDFTMRVLYAIANGRRDKSTIVTSNLSKAELVKMYDGKLVSRLMGAMYKIHFKNTVDKRIREVEF
- a CDS encoding phage replisome organizer N-terminal domain-containing protein; translation: MSNVKWIKLSTQMFEDEKIKLIEHMPDADTILIIWVKLLSQAGKANANGYIYLSENIPYTEEMLATIFGRPLNTVRMALGIFKQFGMIDIDDNHFINIENWEKHQNVAGLDKIREQTRKRVAKHREGQKLELPIRNVTLPVTPSNATELELELELDLELEKEKEILSDSPNQDDAPLPYSEIISYLNTKCITRFRDTTDKTRTLIKARMKEKFTLDDFMKVIDNKSAEWLADEKMNKFLRPETLFGTKFESYLNEKCVRSETPTTNHPDGLDW
- a CDS encoding recombinase RecT; the protein is MSTKENVKNQLAQRAAGGVQKQVSPEQSLNSLLKRMGPEIQRALPKHLDADRIARIAMTAVRTTPKLLECDQMSFIAAIMQSAQLGVEPNTGLGQAYLIPYGKQVQFQLGYKGLIDLAVRSGQYKAIYAHEVYEDDEFEFTYGLTKDLIHKPASVPTGEPVGYYAVYHLQNGGYDFVYWTRERIDMHAKKFSMAVQKGWTSPWKTNFDAMAKKTVLKEVLKYAPKSIEFQKSVEADSTIKNEIARDMSDIIDVTDYTVIDDEPVVEQATEVETKGNKKSVEEVANSLV
- a CDS encoding YqaJ viral recombinase family nuclease, whose protein sequence is MQAEVLISTVDMNRQEWLDARKNGIGGSDVSAIAGLNKWKSPVGVYLDKIGASPDEDSAGEAAYWGNVMEDVVAQEFSIRTGLRVRRRNAILKHPEYPFMLANVDRLIVGKREGLECKTASEYLKGSWEDEEIPAAYLLQIQHYMAVTGYDAWHIAVLIGGNKFLYKKVERDEELINYLITIEKNFWKENVLKQIPPMFDGSDASVDLLKALYPESVPDSEVQLPGDAGTFIEALDEISVELKSMELQKKEYENQIKDMMKDNEKAYSGERTITWKSYDTNRFDSKRFKVEEPDLYKKYVNTTTARKFVIK
- a CDS encoding YqaI family protein, coding for MDHPDILSAMQFGYPTNDYLEHERDYNSVNHPVVDGHPNEDIFGSEIKNTSSYFMDEKGQAVHIENIRDYLTEVVGVVFYEAK